The Spartinivicinus poritis DNA segment ATAGCCTTGAAAGAACAGAATATAGATACAATCATTGATTTGCCAAAAGCTGTCTCCAAGCCTCGAGCCTCTTATTTATGGTTTTCCAAGTCGGCACAAATTCCTCATACTATTATCAAACGCTTTGATCAAGTGCTAAAAGAGATGTTGCAAGATGGTACTATTGAACAAATCGCCAATCGTTATGGATTTAACTATCATCCTTAGTTGAAATAAGTGGCTTATGCTCTGTGAGATAGCAATTTATATTTAAGTAATATGACTTTCCTTATTAAAGACTTCTTAATAGCTATTAGCACCTGAACTCTAATAGTACCCGCTTTATTCATAATGTTATTTACAACGTTTGGTAAAAGACTGTTTGTCAATTAATTGTAGGGCTTGTGAGTCTGCACCTGTTATAAACCGTTCATTTAAAAAATAGAATTAACTAAAACCAGCGTATGCGACTAAAGTCGATACACATTAACTAAAAATCTTATTGATAATTGTTATCATTTGCAATAATATTTTGCCTGCTTTCTCTCACACTCTGTTTTTATTGGTGGGCCCAGTTAGTAAATTGTCACAATAATGAGAAGAGGTTCCCATGAAAATCAACTACTCAGAGTTGATTCCAACAGGCTCTGAATTGATCAGTCATTATGATCCAAATGACTTTTCCTTTTTCTTTGGGTCACCGAAACATGCATTACTGGCCCGAGGTGTACAACTAATGTCAGCTTCTACAAAGGCTGATAGCGGTTTACCTGAAGCTATTCAGGCAATGCAGGCTAAAGCTAGAGAAAAAGGCTACTTTAACCCAATAGTTGTAGGTGCAATACCTTTTGATACACAGCAAAATGCACAACTGGTGATACCAGAATACTTGGAAAGAACCAGGCATGTAAAATATGCTATACCCAATAAGCCTACTCATAATCATGCTCATCAAGCGACAACTATTACCCAAATACCAGCAGCAGCAGAGTATAAAGCAGGTGTCGCTCAGGCATTGAAGCAGTTTCGAAGCTCTGAGTTAAGTAAAGTGGTCTTATCTCGCTCGCTACAAGTTACGACACCGGCTGTTATCAATGCACAACAGCTGTTAGCCCAGCTTGCAGCTGACAATACGACGGGTTATACCTTTGCGGTTAACTTGCCTACAACCAGTGATAGGCAGCCCTTTTATGGACGTATGTTGTTAGGTGCTAGTCCTGAGTTATTGGTATCTCGTTCAGGTACGATGGTCCAGTCTAATCCTTTGGCAGGCTCGATTCCTCGTAGTAGTCATCCAAAAGAAGATCAACAGCGAGCAGCTGGTTTGTTGGAATCAGCAAAAGACCTGTATGAGCACGCTGTGGTGGTTGACGCGGTGGCTGCTGCATTACGGCCTTATTGCAAAATACTGGATGTGCCGGCTAAACCCTCTGTTATCAGTACGGCAACAATGTGGCACCTTTCTACTTTTATTCAAGGAGAATTGCTTGATCCTGCTACGTCTTCGCTAACATTAGCCCATGCATTACATCCGACACCTGCTGTATGTGGTTACCCACCAATAATGGCTAAAAAGGCAATAAAAGAGATTGAGTCATTTGATCGGGGCTTTTTTACGGGAATGTTGGGTTGGTGTGATAGTCATGGTGATGGTGAATGGATTGTAACGATTCGCTGCGCAGAAGTTGCTGGTAACGAAATGACGCTATTTGCTGGTGCAGGTATAGTTGAAGGGTCTTGCCCTGAAAGTGAGTGGAATGAAACAGGAGCAAAGTTCCGCACCATGTTAAATGCTATTGGCATTGCACCGCTCTCAGAAGTAAATAAAGCAGAAGCCAAGTAGGACCAAAGGGAGGCAAGTCAATGACGGTGGTAGAGCAAGCATCGCTAACTAAGTTTGATGAAAGGGATTGCCCAAAATGGCCTCAAGCGCGAGCAGACTATTATCGTCAAGTGGGTTATTGGCAGGGAATCACTTTGGGTGAAGTGCTAAAAAAACAAGCACAACAACTGCCGCACCATGAAGCTTTGATTATAGGTCAGGACCGTTGGACCTATCAGGTATTCGATCAAAAAGTAGATCAATTGGTGAGAGGCTTTCATCAATTAGGGATTCAAGATCGAGATGTCGTAGTGGTTCAGTTGCCTAATATTAACGAATTTTTTGCTGTGTGTTTTGCTTTATTTCGATTAGGTGCGATTCCAGTGATGGCGTTACCTGCCCATCGTCGTATTGAAATCCGCTATTTTTGTCAGTTTACCCAGGCAAAAGCCTATATTATTGCTGATAAATATTTTGGATTTGACTATTGCCAATTGGCCAGAGAAATTAAAGCAGAAGTGGC contains these protein-coding regions:
- the dhbC gene encoding isochorismate synthase DhbC; translated protein: MKINYSELIPTGSELISHYDPNDFSFFFGSPKHALLARGVQLMSASTKADSGLPEAIQAMQAKAREKGYFNPIVVGAIPFDTQQNAQLVIPEYLERTRHVKYAIPNKPTHNHAHQATTITQIPAAAEYKAGVAQALKQFRSSELSKVVLSRSLQVTTPAVINAQQLLAQLAADNTTGYTFAVNLPTTSDRQPFYGRMLLGASPELLVSRSGTMVQSNPLAGSIPRSSHPKEDQQRAAGLLESAKDLYEHAVVVDAVAAALRPYCKILDVPAKPSVISTATMWHLSTFIQGELLDPATSSLTLAHALHPTPAVCGYPPIMAKKAIKEIESFDRGFFTGMLGWCDSHGDGEWIVTIRCAEVAGNEMTLFAGAGIVEGSCPESEWNETGAKFRTMLNAIGIAPLSEVNKAEAK